One genomic segment of Deinococcus terrestris includes these proteins:
- a CDS encoding exodeoxyribonuclease III, whose amino-acid sequence MLAPPLKVTTLNVNGLRSALRKGLEGWVAREAPDVLLLQEVRADPMPEPFAALGYGSAWFPARKPGYSGVAILSRHGLEDVRPGMDHPEMDAEGRVLSAVVRGVRFASVYLPSGSSGPERQGFKDRVLADYHAWTLGTLAQGLPLVIGGDYNVAHRELDLKNWRGNRGNSGFLPHEREWMSTHLACGLTDAHRACLGERAEYTWWSNRGNAYANDVGWRIDYLLAAGVEVREVVVDRTARLSDHAPVTGWITPAPGTI is encoded by the coding sequence CGCCCTGCGAAAAGGGCTGGAAGGCTGGGTCGCCCGCGAAGCGCCCGACGTGCTGCTGCTGCAGGAGGTCCGCGCCGACCCCATGCCCGAGCCGTTCGCCGCGCTGGGGTACGGCAGCGCGTGGTTTCCGGCCCGCAAGCCCGGCTACAGCGGCGTGGCGATCCTGAGCAGGCACGGGCTGGAGGACGTGCGCCCCGGCATGGATCACCCTGAGATGGACGCCGAGGGCCGGGTGCTCAGCGCGGTGGTGCGTGGGGTGCGCTTCGCCAGCGTGTACTTGCCCAGCGGCAGCTCCGGCCCCGAGCGGCAGGGGTTTAAGGACCGGGTGCTGGCCGACTACCACGCCTGGACGCTGGGCACGCTCGCGCAGGGCCTGCCCCTAGTGATCGGCGGCGACTACAACGTGGCGCACCGCGAACTCGACCTCAAGAACTGGCGCGGCAACCGGGGCAACAGCGGCTTTCTGCCCCACGAGCGCGAGTGGATGAGCACCCACCTTGCCTGCGGCCTGACCGACGCGCACCGCGCCTGCCTGGGCGAGCGGGCCGAATACACGTGGTGGAGCAACCGGGGCAACGCCTACGCGAACGACGTGGGCTGGCGCATCGACTACCTGCTGGCCGCCGGGGTGGAGGTGCGGGAGGTCGTGGTGGACCGCACCGCCCGCCTCAGCGACCACGCGCCCGTGACGGGGTGGATAACGCCCGCGCCAGGGACCATCTAA